GCGTTGGCCGCCGTGGTACAGGGCATCGCCCTCTCCCGCCGGGGCCCGGTGGCCGGCGCCACCGTGCTGGCCTTCCCCAGCCTTGACGCCTTCCTGACCCGGCAGGGCGCTGTGGCCAGCCAGCCAGGGGAGAAGCCTGGCCAGTTCCGCCTGGAGCTGGCGGCGGGCTCCTACTATCTGATTGCCCAGGGCGAGGACGAGGACGGCCCTCTTTTCGCCTACCACGGCCTCAACCCCCTGGCGGTGACCGGCGAGGAGCGCTGGCTGCCCATCCTGCTGGTGCCAGCCGGGGAGCCGGAGTGCCGGCCCGGCCCCACCGGCATCCGCGGCCAGCTCCTCTTCCAGGGCCAGCCCCTCGACCGGGGCTCGGTCTCGGTATACGCCGCGGAGGACGGCCGCTACCGGGGCATGGGCCTGCAGACCCGCACCCTGGAAGCGGACGGCCGCTTCGCCTTGACGCTGGAGGCCGGCGCCTTTGTGGTGGTGGGCCGCCAGCGCCAGGGCCCGGGCGCCCTGGGTCCCCTGGCGGCGGGCGACCTGTTCTGCCTGCCGGCGGCGAGCCCGCTGACTTTGGCCGCCGGCCAGTCCTGCGAGCTGGCCATCTCCTGCTACCCCCGGGACGACCTGGCCGCGTTCCTGGATCCGGCGGCGGTCGATCCCCGGGGCCGGCGGCAGGCCGACCGCCGCCAGACGGCCCTGGCCGGGGTGCCCGCCCCGCAGATGCCCGCCGGCGCTGCCGGCTCCGGCCCGCCCACCCTGATCCAGGGCCAGGTGGTGGACCTGGCCGGCCTGCCCCTGGCCGGGCTCTACGTCACGGCCTACCCGGCCGACCAGCATCCTTTGTTCCAGATGCACGCCATAAGGCTCCTCACCCCGGCCATGACCATGAGCGACGAGGCGGGCCGCTTCCGGCTGCGGCTGCCGGCGGGCGGCAGCTACTACCTGCAGGCCCGGGAGCATCTGGGCGCCGCCCCGGTGGCCGGCGAGCGCTTCGGCCTTTACCAGGGCTCGGCCAACCACTCCCTGGCGGTGGCGGCCGGGGAGATGCGCGCCGGCATCGAGCTTTTGGCCGGGCCGATCATGCCGGAGCCCTCCTTTGCCGCCCTGCTGCCGGTTGGCCCCGGCCCGGCCGCCCCGGAGGAGCGGCCATGAGGGGCTTCCGGCTGGCTGATCTTGCCGCCGGGCTGGCGCTCCTGGCCGGTCTGGCCAGTCCGGGCTGGGCCGCCGCCGTCCGCCCGCAGGCGGAGGCGGTCCTCATTGCCGACACCGTCTGGTCCGGGGAGATCCTGGTCACCGGCGTGGTGGTGGTGGCCAAAGGGGCCACCCTGCGCCTCCTGCCCGGCACCCGGGTCCAATTTCAGCCCCAGGACCGCAACCACGACGGCATCGGCGACGGCGAGATCCGGGTGCTGGGCCGGATCCTGGCGGAGGGCACACCGGAGGCGCCCGTCGTCTTCCAGTCGGCGGCCGCGGCGCCGGCCGCCCGGGACTGGTCGTACGTGCTGCTCTTTGCCGCCAGCGGCGAGAGTCTCTTCCGCTTCTGCCGCTTCCACCACGCCTTCTCCGGGCTGCAAGTCCATTTTGCCACCGCCCGGGTTGCGGACTGCCTCTTCGCCGGCAACCAGGAGGGGCTGCGCTTCGGCCGCGCCTATCTTCTGGTGGAGCACAGCGACTTCGTGGACAACGATCTGGGCATCCGCTTCACCCGCATGGAGGGGCCGGTGGGCCTCCTGAACAACCGGATCAGCGGCAACCGCATCGGGATCTTTCTCGCCCCTTCCGGCCAGAACATCACCGACTTCTTCGAGCCGGACCGCAGCGGCGTGCCCTGGAACACC
This genomic window from Thermodesulfobacteriota bacterium contains:
- a CDS encoding carboxypeptidase-like regulatory domain-containing protein, which produces MRFPAALPGLLVLVAVIGCGSEALAAVVQGIALSRRGPVAGATVLAFPSLDAFLTRQGAVASQPGEKPGQFRLELAAGSYYLIAQGEDEDGPLFAYHGLNPLAVTGEERWLPILLVPAGEPECRPGPTGIRGQLLFQGQPLDRGSVSVYAAEDGRYRGMGLQTRTLEADGRFALTLEAGAFVVVGRQRQGPGALGPLAAGDLFCLPAASPLTLAAGQSCELAISCYPRDDLAAFLDPAAVDPRGRRQADRRQTALAGVPAPQMPAGAAGSGPPTLIQGQVVDLAGLPLAGLYVTAYPADQHPLFQMHAIRLLTPAMTMSDEAGRFRLRLPAGGSYYLQAREHLGAAPVAGERFGLYQGSANHSLAVAAGEMRAGIELLAGPIMPEPSFAALLPVGPGPAAPEERP